From a single Bacillus sp. NEB1478 genomic region:
- a CDS encoding phosphotransferase produces the protein MRVNHQLKKDQISNVLELHFGINSKIIENLPLGNDPSASIYRIIDHSNQTYFLKLNRNEVTKQGIQVPFYLYSHGIDAVIPPIVNKKEELWFSENGFTWVLYPFVQSYDGYKVEFSSFQWSSFGESLSKIHAVSLPEDLHQSLPRESFKSISCERVKEYDVKMKNTTFNDPESAKLADFWNEKRNEIQQLIHNTDQIGRKVRTETFNFVLCHADLHPGNTVIDEEGNLIIVDWDSPILAPKERDLMFIGGGHRFKNPDIDAFYSAYGKLIPNFELISYYRNERILADIAVTADEMFENKGMKEEREIGLYLLMRQFEPNKEVDVALASLS, from the coding sequence ATGAGGGTCAATCATCAATTAAAAAAAGATCAGATATCCAATGTCTTGGAATTACATTTTGGTATAAATTCAAAAATCATTGAAAATTTACCTCTTGGAAACGACCCAAGCGCAAGTATTTATCGAATAATTGATCATTCAAATCAAACTTATTTTCTAAAACTGAATAGAAATGAGGTTACAAAGCAAGGCATTCAAGTTCCATTTTATTTGTATTCACATGGGATTGATGCTGTAATACCTCCGATTGTAAATAAAAAAGAAGAGCTATGGTTCTCAGAGAATGGTTTTACTTGGGTTCTTTATCCGTTTGTACAGAGCTACGATGGATATAAAGTAGAATTTTCGAGTTTTCAATGGAGTTCTTTTGGAGAAAGTTTGAGTAAAATTCATGCTGTTTCATTACCTGAGGATCTACATCAATCTTTACCTAGAGAAAGTTTCAAATCTATTTCGTGCGAACGTGTAAAGGAATACGATGTAAAAATGAAAAATACTACATTTAACGATCCGGAATCAGCAAAATTAGCTGACTTTTGGAATGAAAAACGCAACGAAATTCAACAATTAATTCACAACACAGATCAAATTGGAAGAAAAGTAAGAACAGAAACATTTAATTTTGTTTTATGTCATGCTGATTTACATCCTGGAAATACAGTGATTGATGAGGAAGGCAATTTAATAATTGTGGATTGGGATAGTCCGATATTAGCTCCGAAAGAACGAGATTTAATGTTTATAGGTGGGGGGCATCGGTTCAAAAATCCTGATATCGATGCATTTTATAGTGCTTATGGAAAATTAATACCTAACTTCGAGCTAATTTCCTATTATCGAAACGAACGTATTTTGGCGGACATAGCGGTCACTGCAGATGAAATGTTCGAAAATAAGGGAATGAAGGAAGAGCGAGAGATAGGATTGTACCTATTGATGAGGCAATTCGAACCTAATAAAGAAGTAGATGTAGCTCTTGCTTCTCTCAGTTAG
- a CDS encoding histidine phosphatase family protein, with the protein MSTVIYMVRHGESPKEGNERTRGLTQKGNLDAQRVADILKDEKMDAVVSSPYLRSILTVEKIAKQIGQEVLVFENLKERVFSSEDNRLADKEMVPILEKSFSNSNFVLKGGESNTDCQKRAIRVLKELLVTFRDKKVVIGTHGAVMTLMMRYFDSTYDLDFLYSTSKPDIYRMDFKGQELVNVQRTWSVNIGVN; encoded by the coding sequence TTGAGTACAGTTATTTATATGGTGAGACACGGTGAGTCGCCAAAAGAAGGAAATGAAAGAACGAGAGGGTTAACTCAAAAAGGTAATTTAGATGCTCAACGAGTAGCGGACATTTTGAAAGATGAAAAAATGGATGCAGTTGTTTCAAGCCCATACTTACGTTCAATATTAACTGTTGAAAAGATAGCAAAACAAATAGGGCAAGAAGTTTTAGTCTTTGAGAATTTAAAAGAAAGAGTATTTTCTTCTGAAGACAATAGATTAGCAGATAAGGAAATGGTCCCCATTTTGGAAAAGTCATTTTCAAATTCAAATTTTGTTTTAAAAGGAGGAGAATCAAATACTGATTGTCAAAAAAGAGCTATAAGAGTTTTGAAAGAATTATTAGTTACTTTTAGAGATAAAAAAGTAGTGATAGGAACTCATGGAGCTGTTATGACCTTGATGATGAGATATTTCGATAGCACCTATGATTTAGATTTTTTATATAGCACATCAAAACCTGATATTTATAGAATGGATTTTAAAGGACAGGAATTAGTGAACGTTCAAAGAACATGGAGTGTAAATATTGGTGTTAACTAA
- the abc-f gene encoding ribosomal protection-like ABC-F family protein, with amino-acid sequence MTTVIQVKKLQKKFGEREILKDINFEIRQGEKIGLVGWNGSGKTTLINILTGHKESDQGSISTWPSNLNIGYLPQSTDVHLNVDDEIMEAGEKLFAASKQLGLHKEVIDSERIQHLSGGERLKLSLAKIWANQPEFLILDEPTNHLDLQGIQWLIHEVKNYEGAAIIISHDRYFLDKTVTKIFELEEGKLTIYEGNYSAYRTEKQRRYDQQLCDYNKQQRKVEMIHQQVNNLRNWSEKAHRQAGKGGSISENRQLGLKEFERMKAKKKDNQVKSKLKRLNLELEKKGIEKPKEETDVYFQFDYSGKRGKRLVEAKGLTKQFGENLLFEKSHFYVKHGERLALLGPNGAGKTTFIQMLLELEPITKGSIWKSESMKMAYLSQDVCDLLEEKTVYEWLDLGVQITKARTIFANMGIEDEKLSKPISHLSLGERTRVKLVQMILQEYDVLILDEPTNHLDLSSREQLEVTLNEFTGTLIIVSHDRFFVEKLCDKLLVIENKQIKRLEMGLREYEEKKIKQSMKPDQSREEELVLIETKITELLGKISYCKTGTDEYVKMDQDLKDYMARKKELMQKN; translated from the coding sequence ATGACTACCGTTATACAAGTTAAAAAACTGCAAAAGAAATTTGGGGAACGCGAAATATTAAAAGATATCAATTTTGAAATCCGGCAAGGTGAAAAGATCGGCCTAGTCGGATGGAATGGATCAGGAAAAACAACGTTAATCAATATTCTCACTGGACATAAAGAGTCAGATCAAGGATCGATTTCCACGTGGCCATCAAACTTAAATATCGGATATTTACCGCAATCGACGGATGTTCATCTTAATGTTGACGATGAAATCATGGAAGCCGGGGAAAAGCTTTTTGCGGCGAGTAAACAATTAGGTCTTCATAAAGAAGTGATTGACTCGGAAAGAATTCAACATCTTAGCGGCGGTGAGAGGCTGAAGTTATCTCTTGCAAAGATTTGGGCCAATCAGCCGGAATTTTTAATATTGGATGAACCGACAAATCATCTGGATCTCCAAGGCATTCAGTGGCTGATTCATGAAGTAAAGAACTATGAAGGAGCTGCGATCATTATCTCGCATGACCGGTACTTTTTGGACAAAACGGTTACGAAGATTTTTGAGCTGGAGGAAGGTAAACTCACTATCTATGAAGGCAACTACTCGGCCTATAGAACAGAGAAACAAAGGAGATACGATCAGCAGCTGTGTGATTATAACAAGCAGCAGCGAAAGGTCGAGATGATCCATCAGCAAGTAAACAACTTACGGAATTGGTCAGAAAAAGCTCATCGGCAAGCCGGAAAAGGTGGTTCAATATCCGAAAACCGCCAGCTTGGGCTTAAAGAGTTCGAACGGATGAAGGCGAAGAAAAAGGATAACCAAGTGAAATCTAAACTGAAACGCTTGAATTTGGAGTTGGAGAAAAAAGGTATTGAAAAGCCGAAAGAAGAGACCGATGTTTACTTTCAGTTTGATTACTCAGGCAAAAGAGGAAAAAGACTTGTGGAAGCTAAGGGATTGACGAAGCAGTTTGGCGAGAATCTACTGTTTGAGAAAAGTCATTTTTATGTGAAACACGGTGAAAGACTGGCTTTGCTAGGACCTAATGGAGCAGGGAAGACGACATTTATTCAGATGCTACTTGAACTGGAACCTATAACGAAAGGTTCAATTTGGAAAAGTGAATCGATGAAAATGGCGTATCTTTCTCAAGATGTTTGCGATCTGCTGGAAGAAAAAACAGTTTATGAATGGTTGGATCTTGGTGTGCAGATCACGAAGGCTCGGACGATTTTTGCAAATATGGGGATCGAGGATGAAAAGCTCTCAAAACCGATCTCCCACCTAAGTCTCGGCGAGCGTACCCGAGTAAAGCTTGTGCAGATGATTCTACAAGAGTATGATGTTCTCATTTTGGATGAACCGACAAATCATCTCGATCTCTCGAGCCGCGAACAGCTTGAAGTGACGTTGAATGAGTTTACCGGAACTTTGATCATTGTGTCACATGACCGCTTTTTCGTTGAAAAGCTTTGCGATAAATTATTAGTTATAGAAAACAAGCAAATCAAACGGCTGGAAATGGGATTAAGAGAATACGAAGAGAAGAAAATCAAGCAGTCTATGAAACCTGATCAAAGCAGGGAAGAAGAACTCGTATTGATTGAAACAAAGATTACAGAGCTATTAGGAAAAATCAGTTATTGCAAAACAGGAACAGACGAATACGTTAAAATGGATCAGGATTTAAAAGATTATATGGCTAGAAAAAAAGAACTGATGCAAAAAAATTAA
- a CDS encoding VOC family protein, producing MIAWIYLIKFYTPSYEKGIQQPFANSLGIRYIAFAVEDIEAGVAKLKKKGVEIFSEIQHYEERYKLCYCRGREGIILELS from the coding sequence ATGATAGCATGGATATATCTAATCAAATTTTATACGCCTTCATATGAAAAAGGTATTCAGCAACCTTTTGCAAATTCCCTGGGTATCCGATATATTGCATTTGCTGTTGAAGATATTGAAGCCGGTGTTGCCAAATTGAAAAAGAAAGGAGTTGAAATCTTTAGTGAGATACAACACTATGAAGAAAGATATAAGTTATGCTACTGCCGTGGGCGAGAAGGAATTATTTTAGAGTTGTCGTAG
- a CDS encoding PadR family transcriptional regulator translates to MENLTEMLKGSLEGCVLEIISRHETYGYEITRRLNELGFTEVVEGTVYTILVRLEKKKLVNIVKKPSDMGPPRKFYSLNEDGRQELELFWIKWNFLSSKINVLKSQ, encoded by the coding sequence ATCGAAAATTTAACTGAAATGCTGAAGGGATCACTGGAAGGCTGCGTGCTGGAAATCATCAGTCGCCATGAAACCTATGGCTACGAAATCACAAGACGCCTGAATGAGCTAGGGTTTACTGAAGTCGTGGAGGGTACGGTCTACACCATACTCGTGCGATTGGAAAAGAAGAAATTGGTAAATATAGTCAAGAAACCATCAGATATGGGACCACCTCGTAAGTTTTACTCACTGAATGAGGATGGCAGGCAGGAACTTGAATTGTTTTGGATAAAATGGAATTTTTTATCATCAAAAATCAACGTCTTGAAGTCACAATAG